A genomic window from Salvia hispanica cultivar TCC Black 2014 chromosome 5, UniMelb_Shisp_WGS_1.0, whole genome shotgun sequence includes:
- the LOC125190568 gene encoding cytochrome P450 87A3, translating into MFPPLVYVIVILIIALLNWLYSWRNPRCNGVLPPGSMGWPLLGESFSFFSQNTSFGIPPFVKDRMQRYGPVFKTSLVGRPVIVSTDADLNYLVFQQEGQLFQSWYPDTFTEIFGRQNVGSLHGFMYKYLKNMVLKLFGPESLKKMLLDVEQAANVSLKRWSMEGVVDVKEATAKMIFDLTAKKLISYDSESSSENLRESFVAFIQGLISFPLDIPGTAYHKCLKGRKQAMRLLKNMLQERRERPRKVQGDFFDYVLEELQREDTVLTEAIALDLMFVLLFASFETTSLALTLATKLLSDHPLVLKQLREEHDAIIKQKGDADSGLTWSDYKSMKFTFQVINETVRLANIVPGIFRKTLRETKFKGYTIPAGWAVMVCPPAVHLDPSKYKDPLDFNPWRWEGIDTNGASKNFMAFGGGMRFCVGTDFTKVQMAVFLHCLVTKYKWDPIKGGNILRTPGLQFPDGFHIQVSERD; encoded by the exons aTGTTTCCACCACTTGTGTATGTGATAGTGATATTGATCATAGCCTTACTAAACTGGCTCTACAGCTGGAGAAATCCAAGGTGCAATGGAGTACTCCCACCTGGTTCCATGGGCTGGCCTCTTCTTGGAGAATCCTTCAGCTTCTTTTCCCAAAACACTAGTTTTGGCATTCCTCCTTTTGTCAAGGACAGGATGCAAAG ATATGGACCTGTGTTCAAGACTAGCTTGGTGGGAAGGCCGGTGATAGTCTCGACGGATGCAGATCTCAACTACCTGGTTTTCCAGCAAGAGGGGCAGCTGTTCCAGAGCTGGTATCCAGACACATTCACAGAGATATTTGGGAGGCAGAATGTTGGCTCATTGCATGGATTCATGTACAAGTACCTCAAGAACATGGTGCTCAAGCTCTTCGGCCCCGAGAGCTTGAAGAAGATGCTTCTGGATGTCGAGCAGGCCGCCAACGTGAGCTTGAAGAGATGGTCTATGGAGGGTGTTGTTGATGTCAAGGAAGCAACTGCAAAG ATGATCTTTGACCTCACAGCAAAGAAGCTGATCAGCTATGATTCCGAATCGTCTTCTGAGAATCTGAGGGAAAGCTTTGTAGCTTTCATACAAGGCTTGATCTCATTTCCACTTGACATTCCTGGAACAGCCTATCACAAATGCTTAAAG GGGAGGAAGCAGGCGATGAGGTTGCTGAAGAACATGCTGCAGGAGAGGCGGGAGAGGCCAAGGAAAGTGCAAGGCGATTTCTTCGACTATGTGTTGGAGGAGCTGCAGAGGGAGGACACCGTGCTGACAGAGGCCATTGCATTGGATTTGATGTTTGTGTTGCTTTTCGCTAGCTTTGAGACCACTTCTTTGGCTCTCACTCTTGCTACGAAGCTTCTCTCAGATCATCCTTTGGTTTTGAAGCAACTGAGG GAAGAGCACGACGCGATTATTAAACAGAAGGGGGATGCAGATTCTGGGCTAACATGGAGTGACTACAAGTCTATGAAATTCACATTTCAG GTGATCAATGAAACAGTGAGGCTTGCAAATATAGTGCCTGGGATTTTCAGGAAGACATTGAGAGAGACCAAATTTAAAG GGTATACTATTCCAGCCGGGTGGGCCGTGATGGTTTGCCCACCGGCTGTGCACTTGGACCCGAGCAAGTACAAGGACCCCCTTGACTTCAATCCATGGCGGTGGGAG GGAATTGACACGAATGGGGCCTCGAAAAACTTCATGGCGTTTGGAGGGGGAATGAGGTTCTGTGTGGGAACGGACTTCACGAAGGTGCAAATGGCCGTGTTTCTACATTGCCTTGTCACCAAATACAA ATGGGATCCGATCAAAGGAGGAAATATTCTACGAACTCCCGGATTGCAGTTTCCAGATGGATTTCACATTCAAGTTTCTGAAAGAGATTGA